DNA sequence from the Larus michahellis chromosome Z, bLarMic1.1, whole genome shotgun sequence genome:
TCTTTTCCTATGGCTTCCTGAAGTCTCAAGAATTGTCTATCAACAACCGCTGACTGCCCAACCACAGGCTGATAAAtgtctgtaaagaaaaaacatcACTTGAGAATCCACATACCTATAAAAGTGTGAAAATTATATTAGCTAGTTAAGAGATGCATTTAAGGAGTCTGGCGTAAGTCCAACATTGTGGACAAATAAGACAACTTTAACAGTGTTCTGAAAACAGTTAATTATGGGTATGTACTCACAGTAAAAGTAAGTCAAACtaacagaaacagaagttttTATGACCTCAAATACTATTTTTACCTCACTGGAGAAGCGGAAGTCACTTGTACTATGTAAGTATAGAAACACAAAGTATCAAAGATACTTAGAGACCATGAGGAGCTTCCTGCAGACGGTGCAAATCAGATACTGACTGTGGCCAAAGTTATCTGGTAATACCTCTTTTTGAATCATTCTCTTGACTCCGAGTTCACACTCATAAAGAAACCCACAAAGGTTCAGTTTCTTAAAAATGTAACACTTTTTACCTTATTTCCAAGGTAGCTATATGGCTTTGATAATCTTTTTTGTGTTATACTTACCAGTGATCATATCTGCAACAGTCACCAGTACAGGAGTGAATCTAGGCTCAATCACACGCCTGCAAAATTAGAAGACATCCCAATTTTACTGGTTTTGCCAACAGCACTCCTCTCCCACCAGCAAGCAGCTTTGTCATACGGGCGTAcagacatatttttcttcatgaagagCCATCACAGAATAGCAGCCAGAGATGAGAGTCAAAAAAAGCTACATATGTGGTATTCACCTCCCCCCTTTCAGGAAGGCAGTGGGGGCTGGAGGACTGGCAAAAACCTTAGGTACACATAGGCACAAGTTTCatcaaagagacagaaaataactGACTAAGGGTAGAATGTCTGGCAAAGAAGTAAAATATACTGTCTCACAATATTAGCAAAATTGTTTTGTGCTAACAGGTAAACAATTTCAGTACTATCCCAGACCTTGATATCTGAATGCAGAAGGCATGCGAGATCTCAGGAGTATCAGTGTTCCACCCATGATCTGCTGAGACTGTGGCAAAAGCTATTAAGAAATATCAGTCTCAAAACAGTCAAGGAGAACCCAGGTTAAAATAATACCTTGCCACAAAGGTAAGGAGGAGATTAATTTGCTTCTCGTCTCGGCCTGCAAGCGCGCTCCTCAGTGTTCCTCTGCGATGTAGCTCCTGCATGACTGCAACCGTAACTTCTGGAGTATAAAGCCTGATAGGTGGCTGGATATACACAAGAGTTTAGTACCAAAGGAACATCTTTACACACAAAACAGGGCTGGTATCAGCAAACCCAAAATGGAACCCGCACAAGTTTGATTCCTTTCTAGTTATACATGGAAATAAAATTAGTTTGACATACAGAAAACATCCATGTTAGATGACAGCACACAACTCTGATGAGACAAAAACCAATGGCTTACCTCCAGTACTGCATCAAGGGCCTTGGAAGACTGAAAGCTCTTCAGCAGCTTGTCATATTTCCTCAAAACATGTTTTACAGGTTTACTGACACAGAAATCTTCCTAGAATTGAACAACAAGTTCAGAATAAGACAGACATGAACACAATGAATTAGATGTATTACCACAAactcataaataaaaaaattttgagGAGTGATTCAGTATGCATTTTACCACCCCCCTATACCTGTTTAGGCACATAAGTTCTTCCTTTCACATAGGTTCTATATGCTGGTTGTCTCTTCTTttgagaattttctttcctttcttcaggtTTTCTGTGTTTAACATTTAGCACACCGTTGGTCATGCCTACAACTATAGTTTCATCTTCAggctaaaataaagaaataaaggttaGGAAACTAGTGTTTTATTTGATGATGCATGCTCTACCGTGCAGATTTTTAATGTTGATTCTTAATGATAAGGCTCTAATCACAATGTCATAGAATAACTTAAGTTGGAACGCACCTCTATGAGGTCCTGTGGTCAAATACCGTGTTCAAAACACGGACAGCTTCGAGGCTATGATCATAAGCAACGTTATCCACCTAGTAAACCTTTAACAAACACCCAGAGGGACTAAAGCCTGACTAGTGAAGCAAGCTCAAACATCCAATAACATCCTTCTGTAAGTACAATCTATGACAGGCTTTGTTTTTTGTCAATGGTGTACAACTGCCTTTGGCTATTGCATGCCATAAAGTAGACATGAACATCACCTACAGGAAAGCTATCATGGAACAGCAGGATTCTGACAAGCAAGTGAAAGTTGTTCAAAGTATCAGTCACTAGTATAAATTTCACCTACATAAGAAAGGCTGCATGTATTTGATGCTAAAGATTATAATTTTAATTGATGCACTGGAGAAAAAACACTGACTTCACGTATAAAATAGTGAGTTCTGACCTATTACTATTAACAGataattctatgaaaacattCAATATTAGTTGAATGCTCAACtgctggtaagaaaaaaaaaagtattaggaATTACTACAGAAGAAATAATAACTAGAAAGACATTATGCCACTAAATAAATCCGTTGTTTACCCACATCTTAAGTCCTACGCGAGTCATTCTCAAAAGAACACTAGCAGATTCagaataaaagcataaaaaatcCACTATTTGAGAAACACCTCTTCAACATGGGGATAAAAAGATAATTGAGGAAGGATATGACAAAAGCCTACAGCATTATGACAGGTATGGATGGAGACGTCTCATCAATGTCTCATATAGGGGCATCAAATGAAGCTAATGAAAGTTCAAACGGACCAAAATGACGCAATTCTTCACACAACAAGTAGCAGAATTGTGGAACTCCTTGTCAAGGAATCTAGTGAAGGATAAAAGTACAGGTATTGCACGTTTTTCAGCTGCTCTAGAAGCTTAAAGGGTATGGGGATTTTTCTGGTTCTGTACTATTCACCTcaaccaaaatatttcaaaagtcattCAGGGAACAGGGTAGgaaatggagaaaggaagacaccccctccacacacacaccttccccTCGGCTGCAGAAGTGCAGGACAATAGCAAAGTAACAACGGTAGTAAAGATCCCTCGCAGTCCCTTTTACATGTCCTTCAGAAGCTACATAAGAGGGTGACTACATGACgacagctttgttttaaaaagcgCTGCTAGCCTCCAAATTTCTGTCCAGCAGGTCACTTATCCATTGGAACTCAAATGTTTCAGAGAAATGAgagtctttgttttctgtttccaagaCAGTAAGACGCATGTCTTAGCAAACAAGTTtgtttatacttttctttttttctttttctttttttcctcagatcaACCTGACACCAAACACTTTTAAGACAAGCTCACCATATTCCAAATTACTTAACAAAtgaaccacttttttttcttgtatcacTGGCACACAAGAAGACTCACAAAGTTCCTGAAATGCAAAGGATGAGTACAATCTTCTTAAAGTCAAAGGACTTCCCTTCTAAACTGAGTACTCTCCCTATGATATATACTGTCCTTGATAACACATGCTTTTGTACATATGTAATCATGTAACATCTGGTATCTGAACATATTATTCTAATCTGGTATTCTAAACATATTACGTTTAGAACCTCTTAATGCACTTTTTGCTCAGGAGCAATATATTCAGTCATCCAACTTTGCATGTACAGCATTCTTCTGAAACACccaacagcaactgaaaacaaaaattaactaCTTCAGTGACTCAAAAGGTATCAGTAATCACCTTGCCTAGAAAGACTTCTTATGTACTTACCGACAATGCAAGACTGAGGATGGATGTCGCATAGTTAAAGCTGTGGACTACTTTGTAGGAAGTAGTACTGTAAACCTTCACGTGCCTAAGAATAATGATTAAAACTGCATTACTAATGCCTTATTGTAGACACTTTACAAGGATTTCATCACTCTCACATCTCTTCTATAGATCATTTAAGGAAACTGAGCACTTATACAAAGCATTCTTCAGTCTGCCACTGAGCTTCTTAGTTATTACCTCTCCTGAAACCAAAACGGTTCTATTAAAAGATAGACAAAAGTCAAGAAAGGACTACCTGTAcccaaaaaagatgaaaatgggGCAACGACAGAAGAAGGAACTGAAGGCACATGTAGTGACTATCAGACTTCAGCAATGCTTATTAGGAAACACTAAGAGAGCATTTCTTCAAATTTGTTCTTGAATTTTAAATGTTAAGATCTATTGACAATTTCTGGAAGTAAATACATAGCTATTCTTGTATCCAGCTATTCTTTAATGATTTGGTTGAAGGCAGGAAATATtaaacaaatgggaaaacaaagcacTATCTTACAACAAGTACAAACTTCACTGTTGTGAGCACTGAATGACAAACAGCTGCACAGCTAGTATGATCCTTCAGCTTATGCTTTGTGATCATAAAGCCTGAGAAAACCTAGGAAgtagaggagggagggagaaagagaggaaggaagagaacagACCACTATCATTTCTGACAACGTCGTGTTTCTAATGTCTCTGAGACAACAAATTGAGTACCAGTACTCAGTAActcaacacaaacaaacaaaaaaacaaggagGACATATTTCATCTGTGCACCTTGGGTAGAAAAAGCAAGAGCACAGAGACACAAACCCAAGCTCTTTAAAGGTGAAGACTAATACACTTTCAGTTATTTAAACTGTATTAAAGTTAAGAATAGTTACTTTACAGAGGCTGCAAAGGTCACTTTAGAGATTCAGAAACATGCAATGCCTATTCAGAAGTTCCCCATACACATTCCCAAACAGCACAGGCAACCCTTACTGACATCCaaggtaaaaagaggaaaaggttaACGTATATTGCAGTATGGACCTTGGCCACAAGACATGTTTTCAAATAAGTTACATCTCTAACAGTTAAAAGTGTATAAGACCAAAAAAACATGCACAGATACATACTCATGTATAAcaacttccaaaggaaaaaagtctgaaagaatTTAAATCAGAACAAAGCCACAAAATATACTAACCTGTCCAGGGATCCTGACAATAACCTTTGTCCAGAGCTGTTCAGGCATAAACAAGTTACAGTTTTATGGTGATTTTTAAGTGAAACTAGTAATTGTCCGCCTTTTAGTACATCCCAAACTTTGACATATCGACCTCCTGTGAGAAGGAAGCACACAAAAAAGTTTGACACAGGCACACATTTACGCTTCTCTGGAGAAGTTTTCAAAGAATGATACAGTGCCTCCTCCACAACACAGAGTTTTCTGTACCTACTCACTGTCCCCATCTATTACAACTGTCTCCTGGGACAAGACACATTACAAGTCTGCTCTTTTTTAGGCCCAGCAGGCACAGATGAATGATTCAACATActccttacagaaaaaaaaaataatctagatacCACTGGGTTACAGGACTTCTGATGCAACGACAAGAAGAGACTAAAAAACCTTGTCATCCTTAAGAGAAAGACAGTCTCATCTTTTCAAAACTTCTTAAGGATGTTCATACCTTCACTTTAGCACTGGGCTAATTAAAGTCTGTATCCTGtcatgaaaaatgtcttttttttttggatcaaCTACAAAAAAATCAACTCAGAGACAAAAAGACCCCTACCTTCACCCTCTAGATCAACACAGATTCCTAAAGAAGATCTTTGAGAAATCCAGCAGTTACATCACTTACCACTTCATtaccaaaagaaaacaccatgcaaaaaagaagcagctgaagtATTTCTCACAAATTAGGGCCatggaaaagaaattttattttattgaagtaCCTGCAGATACCAGAAGCCCACCAGAAGGGAACAGAAGCACGCTCTCCACAGGCTGGCCATGCTCTATTGTCATGACACTACTTTTTGTTCGTGcatcaaatattttcacagtgTGGTCATAGGAACCTGCAAACACCACCATAAAAAGCTTCAGTTTCATAATTTCAATTATTTCAGGAACTAAGACAGCCACATCATATAATCTAAAGGAGGTCCTGCcaaatgaaaatagttttaaaccaTGCACTTAGAACACCTTGTGGTTTACCTTGGTTAATTTACAGCCTTCAGGCAACATAAGTCTTCTTGCCTGCAATGTGTCAGGCCTTAAAAGTAATTTAAgtcttttatttcccttccatTAATCAAGcgtatttataaaaataagtatcaGGCAACCTGATGAAACCTAGTCTCTTGTGCCTCCTGAAGTAAGGAATACTAGTTTTTGCATAGCAATTTACCACAGATTAATAGAAAGCTACTGCTAGGAAAAGCGAAAGCAAAGAGTTTCAAAAAACTCCTCACATGACCTTTCATTTTTGAGTCTGACAGTTTTGGGCAGTACAAACTACAATGAAACTAGTGTCCTCCTCCGGAAACCTGATAGAACACTTCAGTCAATCCCAACTAAAGGTTACAGTCAAaggattttcttaaaattttcaaagGCCAGTCAGAACAGTCCCATTAACCCCAATAGGATAAAGCATTTTTAACTATGTTAAAAATTAGTTCACTCAAGAATTTCCCTATGAACGTCAGTGCCAAGcttaaaaagcaagtaaaaaaggaaacaacaaagtAGGCACTGAGTAGATAGATCCtccatgtttaaaaatataataaacatgATCCCACTGCACTCTCTGTATCTacagagcagtggatgttgtccaCCTcaattttagcaaggcttttgacacttctcccataacatcctcataggtacgCTTAGGAAGTgagggttagatgagtggacagtgaggtggattgagaactggctgaatggcagaatGAGATggttgtgatcagcggcgcaGAGTCCAGTTGAGGCCCATAACCTGTGATGTTCCCCAGCAGTCAGTACTCgttccagtcttgttcaacatattcatcaacaacctggatgagtggacagagtgtaccctcaggaAGTCTGACACAAAattgggaggagtggctgacacaccagaaggctgtgtcaccattcagtgagacctggacaggctggagagttgggtggacaGGAACCTAATAAAATTCAACACGGGCAAGTGTGGggtcccgcacctggggaggaataaccccatgcaccagtacaggttagggctgacctgctggagagcagctctgcagagagggacctgggagtcctggtggacaagttgaccatgaggaaGCAATGcgcccttgtggccaaaaggCCAGtggttatcctccccctctactccgccctggtgaggccacatctggagtactgtgtgcgcTTCGgggctctccagttcaagaaagacaaggaactactggagggctacaaagatgatcaagagaTTGGAGCATccctcttatgaggaaaggctgagagacctcagtctgtttagcctggagaagagaagactgagaggggatctcatcaatgcttataaatctCTAAAGGgagggtgtcaagaggatggggccagactcttctcagtggtgcccactgacaggacaaggggcaatgggcacaagctggaacgtAGGAAATTCCACCTGAATATGAGCAAAAACGTCTTTACTTcgagggtgatggagcactggaacaggctgcccagaaaggttgtggagtctccttctctggagatattaaaaacctacCTGGACGcaatcctgtgcaacctgctttggctggggggttggactattTGATCtatagaggtcccttccaagccctatcattctgtgattctgtcattccATATCAATgtcttcctgcatttttcttcaaTTCAATCCAAAAGAcgcatatataaaaaataaaatcaaacctgtTATAAAGACATCTGCATTCAGTTTACTTGCACAGCCGCATCTCACATAGTCAGTATGTTCACTGTATGAGACGATTTCTGTACCACTTGGAATATCCCACAAATTTGATGAATAATCATCACCACCAGAAAATATTCGGTATTTATCAGACAGGAAGCCCACTACATGAACAGCTCTAGAAATCAAAGTAAACAATATCCAAAGTTAAAACATACAATTGTTTCCAGAACAGTTAGTCTGTATGAAGAGCTTATTAAAGTATTCTCTCTAACTTAAAAGCGCAAAGTGTCTACTGTTGGAAGTTACAAAGCCTCACTTTAGAGGTTAAAAACACTTTAGCTTTTTTATTTACAGCCAGAAAAAGGGTCATGCTGACAGATGCTTACCTAAGCGCCGATATAATCTTCCTTAAAGTTTTTACAGGTCTACTAGATGCTCATTCAAAAGCTGTAAATTCCACATTTGTTACTTAAAGGTGTGTGTACTAGCACtgtcctttagaaaaaaaattataatactgtattttaagtATGACTGGGTTGGACACTCTTCTTGTTCTTTAAAATCACTATTTAAATCTGTATTATCATCGTAACATCCCAACAGGGAATGATTTTGTCAGAAAATGCAGATACACTAAATCTTACTACCGTTACCTTAGTGGTTAGGACATAAGACGATAACCTATCtacaagggctggagcacctatgctgaggacaggctgagagagttggaattgttcagcctggagaagagaaggctccagggagaccttatagcagccttccagtacctaaagggggcctacaggaaagatggggagggattctttatgagAGAGTGGAGCGATAAAACGACGGGTAacggtttaaaactgaaagaaggcaggtttagattagatatcaggaagaaattctttactgtgagggtggtgaggcgctggaacaggttgcccagagaagttgtggatgccccatccctggaagtgttcaaggccaggctggatggggctctgagtagcctggtctagtgggacgcgtccctgcccatggcaggggagttagaactagatctttaaggtcccttccaacccgaaccattctatgaaacaCAGACCTCACATAGAAACACTCTCAAGGTCTGTCTGTGTGCTCTCCACTGAAAGCAcgtttattgttgttgttgttctagATACATAAAACATGTACTGGTCTTCTATAGTATTATCATTGTCTTCTCCTCACTGGTGGATCAGAACTCCTAACTCCTCCCCCACACCCTGCCATCATGCactttttctggcttttgtttttggttggctttttttagGGATTCCTGCTCTTCCTGGAGTATTTCTTCACTGGTTTTGTTTAGACACTTTTTAGAACTCTTTTCCAGACAGCATCAAATAAAACGTGCCATGGAGTCAGAAGACTATGCCTGCACATCATATTAACAGACACTTACCTGAATTAGAAAGTGTATTTACTCTTCCATGTACTTAATTcatatttagaattaaaaaaaaacaacactccgATTTTGAATTCAatttaaaaatctacttttcaGTAAGAGCTACACGAGACAGTTGCAAGCAACACAGATCAGTATTACTCATGTTTTCAGTAACATGCAAAGCAGACAGATGTAAATACACCAAACAAGCTTATacaggcaaaggaaaaaacaacaccGTCTTACTTAGTAGGACCATCAAATTGTCTCAGTGGTGCTCTTCCACTAAGGTCAAAGAGGCGAATGCTACCTTCCTCGCTGCCGGCAACAAGCAGATTGCCATCATCTCTGTATGTGGCACAATAAGCAGCATCTTTGAAGCGAGAAAATGTTTTGATTGGTTCCTGAGAGTAACGACCATAAATGTGGATCTAGCAAAACAAGAAGACATTAAGTTTGCTCACATGATACCAACTGAAAGACAGGGATAAAGACCTCAGGAAAGCCACTTACCCTGGAAGAGGCTGTGACAGCATAGTTATATGGAGAAACCGGGGAGAAGTCAATTTTATTTACTGCACCAAACTCCTTTATCTGAACAGGTGTCTAAAACAATTGTGAGAAAAATCATTAAGTCCACATAAGCACACCATCaaaagtgaaaacagcaaatCAAAACCTATTATTCCTACAGAGAGCTCAAAATTCCGTTTAgagccaaattatttttaagtacaaTCCTACCGAGTTTGCCTTTTGCCTGACTATTCTgctgttactgatttttttacaATTCACGCACTACAGCTGCTTGATTTTgcaagaaagcagtaaaaaatcCCAAAGCTTTAGGACAATAACTACGTCTGTTGGGCCAATCTGGGGCACAAGTCAGCCTCGTTTGCCGGGAGGCCGTTTGCTACGTTTCAGGGCGGTATTTAAGAATTGCCCCTAAGCGGAGGCCGCAGGAGCTGGCAGAACCGGCAGGGAGCAGAGCGCAGACCCCGCGTCCCGTGACCGGGTCGCTCCGGCCGCCCCCCGCAGGGCTGACTCCTACCTTGTACGCCCGCCAGTACAGCGTGTCCTGCGTGATCCTCTCCCCAAGCTTGGGGAAGGCCTGGACCACCACCGGTTTGTAGGTGGCCATGGCCGGCCGGTACCGGGGGCCGCCGGGCGAGGCCGAGGCCTGCGCGGCGCCTCCTCAGTCAGGGAGCGGCGGTGGCCGCCGGCGCCGCCCGAGTCGCGCTGCTGCCCGCGGGCCCGGTGGCTCTACGGGAGGAGCGCGGGGAGGCCCCGACCGGTCCGCGCCGCCTCAGGGGCCGAGTGTCGCCACGCCGCCGCTATGGCGAGCCCCACGCCAGCCTCTAGTAGATCCAACGCGGTCCTCTGCGTCAGTACGTCATTAGGGAGCGACCCGACCTAGCCAATCAGCACCGCGGCGCGGTGGCAGGGCGTCAGTTCCGCCTTCCTGTCAGCGGCTAAAGCGGAGGCGCGGAGGTGaggcggggctgcgggcggggagcggtcggtcggtcggtcggtcggtcggtcggtcggtcggtcggtcggtcggtcggtcggtcggtcggtcggtcggtcggtcggtcggtcggtcagACAGGCGGGGCGagaggggggcggcgggaacAGCGGCAGCGGCGGGTGCTCCCCAGCGTCCGCggggggtggtggcagcagctcgCCTTCGAGCCTTTCGGCCCGCAGCCGGCGGCCCACAGTGCGGGGGGAGGCCTCCAGGAGCGCCCGGGGTGGGAGGCCCCCCGCGGGGCTGTCAGAAAGCCCCCGGTGATGTTTTGCTGTCGTCGGTCTAAAAGGGGTTTTGTCATTTTCCTTCACGTATGGTCGAAGCCATTGGTTTTACTCGGCTTGTGAGAAGACTTGGAGTTGTAAAGGGATGTAAAGTCACTGAAATTTTTCCTTCAAGTTATGTTTTTAGGAAATAAAGTTATCCTCCATACTCATGTCTTGGTATAAATGTGTCtgatggtggtgggtttttttgttgcaaCGAGGCTAATACTCTGAAATGTTACTTAGAGTAAACTCCTACTGGTTTCATTATGGTATTTAGCTTAAATATCCACATGATAAAATTTAAACAGAGGGTTTTGTTGATAACTTGTGTCAGTAATAAGACTGATATTTCACTGAGGTTTTGACTAATAATGCCATAAGCTTAAAGGAAGCCATGTTTGGTGTAGTTTTACGCATTACTTCACTGGATTGTTGTTAACCCATGTTATGTGTGTTCAGTTGCAGGTTCTTCAAACATCTGGATCTCTTTAGATCCAGCTTGGTTGGCTGGACCTGCTCTTGGCTGGGAACTATGAAGAAACATTTTGCATAAAGCTTTGACATGACTGAGGCCATGGCATCTTCAACAAACTTAGATGCTGGGGCCCAGTTAATTGTAGAAGAATGTCCCACTAGCTACAGCCTTCCACCCATGCCGGACATAAAAGTGGAGAATCAGCTTGACTCAAGCACAGAGGAAGGCCAAGCTCAGAGTGTCACCATGGGAATGAAATTCATTTTGCCCAATAGATTTGATATGAATGTCTGCTCGCGATTTGTAAAATCTTTGAATGAGGAGGACAGTAAAAATATTCAAGACCAAGTTAACTCTGACCTTGAAGTGGCATCTGTCTTATTTAAAGGTTGAAATTTATGGTACAAATTGTTATGTGTGAACTGTGTCATCCTGTTAAGcggttatgttttttttttaaaaagcctttgcCTTATATGTGTATTAATTAGTAATAGTCTTCTAAGATTTCTTCCcctaacatttttattatatgctTGTTATGAATGTAAAATCAATTTCCccccctgattatttttttaaatctaatttttaaatttttttaattgaaaaagtagTGGCACAGAAAGTCTCTAGTGTTATTTAATAAGAGCTGGTGCTGGTTATGAAAACAAGCTTACTTCTTTTGTGTAACATGTCCTACAACATGCTGCACATTGTTGAATATGTTTGTGTTTACAGAAAGCACTATGTGGTCATTTCAATTTCAGTATCTTTCTGCAGCTCACTTCATGTTTTCACTAGTATGATGACAAAATAATGGTCATGCGGTTCACTTTGTGTTATCAATATGGCTGTACAAAGCCTGTAGTTGCAGTGATTGGCCTGCCAGTTCAGCTACTTGAAGGTGAGTGTTGCTCCAATTCTGGATCTGCAGCTAATCTCCAGCCATTTCTGGGCAGTTTCATCAGAATCGATCCATGTGTTTTCATGATGGAGCATATCAAACAGAATTAGGACTTCCATCTATTTCTTCTTAACAATTGCGGGTTCCAGTGCTCACTGTCATATTTCAGACTCTTAGGGTGATGTACCCTTTCGTAAGGTTGAATTTGACCCATTTCCTGTAACAAATACAGACCTACTGTGGATTTTGATTGGTTTCTCTGATCTGTATTTTTGGCTGCAGTTCAGCCATTgtaattttcaaacttttttgaTTTGCAGGCCCTAAGTGCTTACTAGTGGAGCTGCAGACCTGAATGGCAAATTTAGACCCATCAGCGATAGGGTTGTTTTTCTTAGGTAACACTTGTGAACCCCTTAGAAGTAGTGCTGCAGATCCAGGGACCGCAGGTCAAAAACCCCTGGTAGGTCTCTTAATTTGATCATGTGGGCTGTAGCAATTTGATTGGTAAACAAAATGtaactttgttttcattctgttacCCTCTACTTCTTTTAATTGGTTCTCTCACCAGATTTGTGCTTGGGCTTATGATCATGAAGTTCTCTATGGTGCGAATTCAGTGTGTATGTTAGTTAGCTTCCAGTCATTAATTACTAGTGCACACTGGTGTTGAATCAATTTAGCCAATAATGGAGTTTAATCCTCCAATATGTCTTTCCAGTATCTAATCAATTagcttcttaaaaattatttggctTCTCAGCTACTTTTCAAAATCTAAAGGTACTTTTGAGAATTAGCGGCCAAGAtaacacatgtatatatatatatctatctcttctttaataaaataagattCTAATGGAAAACTAGAAGAGTTAGTATAAATgagcacagcagcactgaatgACTTCTTGAAGTCTAAGTGGTGACCTGCTATTGCATTTTATGTAAGTTAGTGTGGAATATCTCTCTTCCTGATGGATAAGTATTCATAAAGCATTCATAATGCAGTTACAATTTTATCCAGCCGGAATGGAAAAAGTCCCGGTGAAGAAAACTAGTGAAGGTCATCTTCACTCATGCAGTACATGGGTTAGGGACTAGACAAAACCTGACTGCATGGCTGACCAGAGCTGCATCATGTT
Encoded proteins:
- the UTP15 gene encoding U3 small nucleolar RNA-associated protein 15 homolog yields the protein MATYKPVVVQAFPKLGERITQDTLYWRAYKTPVQIKEFGAVNKIDFSPVSPYNYAVTASSRIHIYGRYSQEPIKTFSRFKDAAYCATYRDDGNLLVAGSEEGSIRLFDLSGRAPLRQFDGPTKAVHVVGFLSDKYRIFSGGDDYSSNLWDIPSGTEIVSYSEHTDYVRCGCASKLNADVFITGSYDHTVKIFDARTKSSVMTIEHGQPVESVLLFPSGGLLVSAGGRYVKVWDVLKGGQLLVSLKNHHKTVTCLCLNSSGQRLLSGSLDRHVKVYSTTSYKVVHSFNYATSILSLALSPEDETIVVGMTNGVLNVKHRKPEERKENSQKKRQPAYRTYVKGRTYVPKQEDFCVSKPVKHVLRKYDKLLKSFQSSKALDAVLEPPIRLYTPEVTVAVMQELHRRGTLRSALAGRDEKQINLLLTFVARRVIEPRFTPVLVTVADMITDIYQPVVGQSAVVDRQFLRLQEAIGKEIDYQEELLEVLGMMDTLFATFTKKTPTSLEEKKSNGLTDTIETSTNN